In Zingiber officinale cultivar Zhangliang chromosome 1A, Zo_v1.1, whole genome shotgun sequence, a genomic segment contains:
- the LOC122016614 gene encoding protein NRT1/ PTR FAMILY 1.2-like isoform X1 yields the protein MGMEAPVAALHQEMVGGRPQRKKGGLKTIPCIIANEVLEKVASFGLLANMIIYLTATYHMKPAAAAAVLLLWGATSNFLPIFGAFLADSWLGKFRVIAAGSFFSLTGMVLLWLTAMIPGAQPPACSAGSHCLGATSSQLALLLGAFAFMAIGTGGVRPCSLAFGADQFDRRKSQPDADDVRVLQTFFNWYYVSVGVSLVLALTVIIYIQDHAGWRIGLGVPVTLMAVSTLFFLLGSDMYIKVKPNKSGLSGLAQVAVVAIKNRNIILPPNSSDSWYHKKKGSKLTVPSKSLRFLNKACVIRNPEKDLNPDGTAADPWRLCTVEQVEVLKAVVRVLPICSTGIMAAITISQSFPVLQASSMDRHLGPHFQIPAASVVVCSIVALSLWVAVYDRLLVAPLARLTGRPRGLGLKQRMGFGLVLSSIATVVMAITEHIRRRRAIDQGLMDKGIVHMSAMWLIPQYCLTGLAEAFNIIGQIEFYYSEFPRSMTSVGLSLLSLTFGTGSLVGAVIVAVVDRVTEANGGVSWLDRNLNKGRYDYYYWMLAAMSVANVFYFVLCSQIYGEEGKSKIWEEEEEEEKEEMEEDQQASKELSMMP from the exons ATGGGCATGGAAGCTCCGGTGGCAGCGCTGCATCAGGAGATGGTCGGCGGGCGGCCGCAGCGGAAGAAGGGCGGCCTCAAGACCATCCCCTGCATCATCG CGAATGAAGTCCTGGAGAAGGTGGCGAGCTTTGGACTGCTTGCAAATATGATCATCTACCTGACGGCGACGTACCACATGAAgcctgcggcggcggcggcggtgctGCTCCTTTGGGGAGCCACCTCCAATTTTCTCCCCATTTTCGGAGCCTTCCTGGCCGATTCCTGGCTCGGCAAGTTCCGAGTCATCGCAGCCGGCTCCTTCTTTAGCCTGACT GGGATGGTGCTACTTTGGCTAACCGCCATGATTCCCGGAGCTCAGCCACCCGCCTGCAGCGCCGGCAGCCATTGCCTCGGCGCCACCTCCTCGCAGCTCGCCCTCCTCCTCGGCGCGTTCGCATTCATGGCCATAGGCACCGGCGGCGTCCGTCCCTGTTCCCTCGCCTTCGGCGCCGACCAGTTCGACCGCCGCAAATCCCAACCCGACGCCGACGACGTCCGCGTCCTCCAGACTTTCTTCAACTGGTACTACGTCTCCGTCGGTGTCTCCCTCGTCCTCGCGCTCACCGTCATCATCTACATCCAAGACCATGCGGGCTGGCGCATCGGCTTAGGCGTCCCCGTCACGCTCATGGCCGTCTCcacccttttcttcctcctcggCTCCGACATGTACATCAAGGTGAAGCCCAACAAGAGCGGCCTCTCCGGCCTCGCTCAGGTCGCCGTGGTAGCGATCAAGAACCGCAACATCATCCTCCCCCCCAACTCCTCCGACTCGTGGTACCACAAGAAGAAGGGCTCCAAGCTCACGGTGCCTTCCAAGAGCTTGAGATTCCTGAACAAAGCTTGCGTCATCCGAAATCCCGAGAAGGACCTCAACCCCGACGGCACTGCGGCCGACCCGTGGCGGCTGTGCACGGTGGAGCAGGTGGAGGTGCTAAAGGCTGTGGTCCGGGTGCTTCCCATCTGCTCCACCGGCATCATGGCGGCTATCACCATCAGCCAGAGCTTCCCGGTGCTGCAGGCATCGTCCATGGACCGCCACCTAGGCCCCCACTTCCAGATCCCAGCCGCCTCCGTGGTCGTCTGCTCCATCGTCGCCCTCTCGCTCTGGGTCGCCGTTTACGACCGCCTCCTCGTGGCTCCTCTCGCGCGGCTCACCGGGCGCCCGCGCGGCCTGGGGCTGAAACAGAGGATGGGCTTCGGGCTGGTGCTCTCGAGCATCGCCACCGTCGTCATGGCCATCACAGAGCACATCCGTCGGCGAAGGGCGATCGATCAGGGACTGATGGACAAAGGAATAGTGCACATGTCGGCCATGTGGCTGATACCGCAGTACTGCCTGACGGGATTGGCGGAGGCGTTCAACATCATCGGACAGATCGAGTTCTACTACTCTGAGTTCCCTCGCAGCATGACCAGCGTGGGGTTGTCGCTTCTGTCGCTGACGTTTGGGACGGGGAGCTTGGTCGGGGCGGTGATCGTGGCGGTGGTGGACAGAGTGACGGAGGCGAATGGGGGCGTGAGTTGGCTGGACAGGAACTTGAACAAGGGGCGATACGATTACTACTACTGGATGCTGGCAGCGATGTCGGTGGCCAATGTGTTCTACTTCGTGCTCTGTAGTCAGATCTATGGGGAGGAAGGGAAGAGTAAGATttgggaggaggaggaagaggaggagaaggaggagatgGAAGAAGATCAGCAAGCGAGCAAAGAGTTGTCGATGATGCcttaa
- the LOC122016614 gene encoding protein NRT1/ PTR FAMILY 1.2-like isoform X2 gives MIIYLTATYHMKPAAAAAVLLLWGATSNFLPIFGAFLADSWLGKFRVIAAGSFFSLTGMVLLWLTAMIPGAQPPACSAGSHCLGATSSQLALLLGAFAFMAIGTGGVRPCSLAFGADQFDRRKSQPDADDVRVLQTFFNWYYVSVGVSLVLALTVIIYIQDHAGWRIGLGVPVTLMAVSTLFFLLGSDMYIKVKPNKSGLSGLAQVAVVAIKNRNIILPPNSSDSWYHKKKGSKLTVPSKSLRFLNKACVIRNPEKDLNPDGTAADPWRLCTVEQVEVLKAVVRVLPICSTGIMAAITISQSFPVLQASSMDRHLGPHFQIPAASVVVCSIVALSLWVAVYDRLLVAPLARLTGRPRGLGLKQRMGFGLVLSSIATVVMAITEHIRRRRAIDQGLMDKGIVHMSAMWLIPQYCLTGLAEAFNIIGQIEFYYSEFPRSMTSVGLSLLSLTFGTGSLVGAVIVAVVDRVTEANGGVSWLDRNLNKGRYDYYYWMLAAMSVANVFYFVLCSQIYGEEGKSKIWEEEEEEEKEEMEEDQQASKELSMMP, from the exons ATGATCATCTACCTGACGGCGACGTACCACATGAAgcctgcggcggcggcggcggtgctGCTCCTTTGGGGAGCCACCTCCAATTTTCTCCCCATTTTCGGAGCCTTCCTGGCCGATTCCTGGCTCGGCAAGTTCCGAGTCATCGCAGCCGGCTCCTTCTTTAGCCTGACT GGGATGGTGCTACTTTGGCTAACCGCCATGATTCCCGGAGCTCAGCCACCCGCCTGCAGCGCCGGCAGCCATTGCCTCGGCGCCACCTCCTCGCAGCTCGCCCTCCTCCTCGGCGCGTTCGCATTCATGGCCATAGGCACCGGCGGCGTCCGTCCCTGTTCCCTCGCCTTCGGCGCCGACCAGTTCGACCGCCGCAAATCCCAACCCGACGCCGACGACGTCCGCGTCCTCCAGACTTTCTTCAACTGGTACTACGTCTCCGTCGGTGTCTCCCTCGTCCTCGCGCTCACCGTCATCATCTACATCCAAGACCATGCGGGCTGGCGCATCGGCTTAGGCGTCCCCGTCACGCTCATGGCCGTCTCcacccttttcttcctcctcggCTCCGACATGTACATCAAGGTGAAGCCCAACAAGAGCGGCCTCTCCGGCCTCGCTCAGGTCGCCGTGGTAGCGATCAAGAACCGCAACATCATCCTCCCCCCCAACTCCTCCGACTCGTGGTACCACAAGAAGAAGGGCTCCAAGCTCACGGTGCCTTCCAAGAGCTTGAGATTCCTGAACAAAGCTTGCGTCATCCGAAATCCCGAGAAGGACCTCAACCCCGACGGCACTGCGGCCGACCCGTGGCGGCTGTGCACGGTGGAGCAGGTGGAGGTGCTAAAGGCTGTGGTCCGGGTGCTTCCCATCTGCTCCACCGGCATCATGGCGGCTATCACCATCAGCCAGAGCTTCCCGGTGCTGCAGGCATCGTCCATGGACCGCCACCTAGGCCCCCACTTCCAGATCCCAGCCGCCTCCGTGGTCGTCTGCTCCATCGTCGCCCTCTCGCTCTGGGTCGCCGTTTACGACCGCCTCCTCGTGGCTCCTCTCGCGCGGCTCACCGGGCGCCCGCGCGGCCTGGGGCTGAAACAGAGGATGGGCTTCGGGCTGGTGCTCTCGAGCATCGCCACCGTCGTCATGGCCATCACAGAGCACATCCGTCGGCGAAGGGCGATCGATCAGGGACTGATGGACAAAGGAATAGTGCACATGTCGGCCATGTGGCTGATACCGCAGTACTGCCTGACGGGATTGGCGGAGGCGTTCAACATCATCGGACAGATCGAGTTCTACTACTCTGAGTTCCCTCGCAGCATGACCAGCGTGGGGTTGTCGCTTCTGTCGCTGACGTTTGGGACGGGGAGCTTGGTCGGGGCGGTGATCGTGGCGGTGGTGGACAGAGTGACGGAGGCGAATGGGGGCGTGAGTTGGCTGGACAGGAACTTGAACAAGGGGCGATACGATTACTACTACTGGATGCTGGCAGCGATGTCGGTGGCCAATGTGTTCTACTTCGTGCTCTGTAGTCAGATCTATGGGGAGGAAGGGAAGAGTAAGATttgggaggaggaggaagaggaggagaaggaggagatgGAAGAAGATCAGCAAGCGAGCAAAGAGTTGTCGATGATGCcttaa
- the LOC122016625 gene encoding protein tesmin/TSO1-like CXC 5 isoform X1: MEQIDQPTSTPPDVPPRKLVRQLDFTASVYGGGSTSATVPVAFDPSQSHWLPLHPPASLPMSLSSISSISVSTDLCRKPQSPKSRQDTQPVYNTKEGTPTRKRNCNCKHSKCLKLYCECFASGVYCDGCNCTNCCNNVENETVRHEAVEAILERNPNAFRPKIGSSPYALRDNRDESVEPPLVGRHNKGCHCKKSGCLKRYCECFQANILCSDNCKCMDCKNFEGSGERKALFRGDHGSALYMQQTTNDRQNEDIGAPLLLSPSASKKRKNQDRLFSTSSKDQPAKSLAPLVQAKRSAQLHSSTSIPVASSVAAPVASNKVTYRSLLADVIQPEHARDLCKVLVVMSEEVAKKIAERRVQESAEQEGHVESFQHSDNDSDTRQKDSATQSTLADECSNGIPINQPITEETGSECGEAEKGGRVMSPGTLALLCDEQDMIFATSQAIAKDPRSSSNQSTSEVYAEQERAVLIEFREYLLKLVTYGRRKVAEEKYTSLSSQYEKPCHMESALNGIATASVPLTVEIAQTRKVGLPYSKYPPPVGSQIIGNGDIKAEM; the protein is encoded by the exons ATGGAGCAAATTGATCAACCTACGTCAACGCCGCCCGATGTCCCTCCTAGAAAACTCGTCCGCCAGCTGGATTTCACGGCCTCGGTCTATGGTGGAGGTTCCACTTCGGCGACAGTACCGGTGGCCTTTGATCCGTCGCAGTCGCACTGGCTACCTCTGCACCCGCCGGCTTCTCTGCCCATGTCGCTTTCGTCAATTTCTTCGATTTCTGTATCCAC GGATCTCTGCAGAAAGCCACAATCACCCAAGTCAAGACAAGACACGCAACCAGTCTACAATACTAAAGAGGGTACACCAACTAGAAAGAGGAATTGCAACTGCAAACATTCAAAATGCTTGAAACT GTATTGTGAATGTTTTGCATCTGGAGTTTATTGTGATGGCTGCAACTGTACAAACTGCTGTAATAATGTTGAGAATGAAACTGTTAGGCATGAGGCTGTTGAAGCTATTCTAGAGCGCAATCCTAATGCCTTTAGGCCTAAGATTGGTAGTAGCCCATATGCACTTCGAGATAATAGG GATGAATCAGTAGAACCTCCTTTGGTAGGACGGCACAATAAAGGATGTCACTGTAAGAAATCTGGGTGCCTCAAGAGATATTGTGAGTGTTTTCAAGCCAATATTCTCTGCTCTGATAATTGCAAATGTATGGATTGTAAGAACTTTGAGGGAAGTGGAGAGAGGAAAGCTCTATTTCGTGGTGATCATGGAAGTGCACTTTACATGCAACAGACGACCAATGATAGACAAAATGAGGATATTGGTGCTCCCTTATTACTTTCTCCTTCAGCatctaagaaaaggaaaaatcagGACCGATTATTTTCTACATCATCAAAGGATCAGCCCGCTAAAAGTCTTGCACCCTTGGTACAG GCTAAGAGGTCTGCACAGCTTCATTCTTCTACTTCCATTCCTGTAGCTAGTTCTGTTGCTGCTCCAGTGGCATCTAATAAGGTTACATATAG GTCTCTTCTGGCAGATGTAATCCAACCAGAGCATGCTAGGGATCTGTGTAAGGTTTTGGTGGTGATGTCTGAAGAGGTTGCCAAAAAGATTGCTG AGAGGCGAGTTCAAGAGTCGGCCGAGCAGGAAGGTCATGTTGAAAGTTTCCAGCACTCAGATAATGACAGCGATACAAGACAGAAAGATTCAGCTACGCAGAGCACTTTGGCAGACGAGTGTTCAAATGGAATTCCTATTAACCAACCTATCACCGAAGAAACTGGGTCTGAATGTGGGGAAGCAGAAAAGGGAGGAAGGGTTATGTCTCCTGGAACATTAGCGCTATTGTGTGATGAGCAAGACATGATTTTTGCAACGTCTCAAGCTATTGCCAAAGATCCAAGATCCTCCAGCAACCAGAGTACATCAGAGGTTTATGCTGAGCAAGAGCGGGCTGTACTGATTGAGTTCAGAGAATATCTCCTTAAGTTAGTCACCTATGGACGAAGGAAAG TTGCAGAAGAGAAATACACATCTTTGTCTTCTCAGTATGAAAAGCCTTGCCATATGGAATCGGCTCTCAATGGCATTGCTACAGCTTCAGTTCCACTAACTGTGGAGATAGCTCAGACAAGAAAAGTAGGTCTTCCTTATTCTAAATATCCACCACCAGTTGGATCTCAAATCATAGGAAATGGAGACATAAAAGCTGAGATGTAA
- the LOC122016625 gene encoding protein tesmin/TSO1-like CXC 5 isoform X2, protein MEQIDQPTSTPPDVPPRKLVRQLDFTASVYGGGSTSATVPVAFDPSQSHWLPLHPPASLPMSLSSISSISVSTDLCRKPQSPKSRQDTQPVYNTKEGTPTRKRNCNCKHSKCLKLYCECFASGVYCDGCNCTNCCNNVENETVRHEAVEAILERNPNAFRPKIGSSPYALRDNRDESVEPPLVGRHNKGCHCKKSGCLKRYCECFQANILCSDNCKCMDCKNFEGSGERKALFRGDHGSALYMQQTTNDRQNEDIGAPLLLSPSASKKRKNQDRLFSTSSKDQPAKSLAPLVQAKRSAQLHSSTSIPVASSVAAPVASNKVTYRSLLADVIQPEHARDLCKVLVVMSEEVAKKIAERRVQESAEQEGHVESFQHSDNDSDTRQKDSATQSTLADECSNGIPINQPITEETGSECGEAEKGGRVMSPGTLALLCDEQDMIFATSQAIAKDPRSSSNQSTSEVYAEQERAVLIEFREYLLKLVTYGRRKEEKYTSLSSQYEKPCHMESALNGIATASVPLTVEIAQTRKVGLPYSKYPPPVGSQIIGNGDIKAEM, encoded by the exons ATGGAGCAAATTGATCAACCTACGTCAACGCCGCCCGATGTCCCTCCTAGAAAACTCGTCCGCCAGCTGGATTTCACGGCCTCGGTCTATGGTGGAGGTTCCACTTCGGCGACAGTACCGGTGGCCTTTGATCCGTCGCAGTCGCACTGGCTACCTCTGCACCCGCCGGCTTCTCTGCCCATGTCGCTTTCGTCAATTTCTTCGATTTCTGTATCCAC GGATCTCTGCAGAAAGCCACAATCACCCAAGTCAAGACAAGACACGCAACCAGTCTACAATACTAAAGAGGGTACACCAACTAGAAAGAGGAATTGCAACTGCAAACATTCAAAATGCTTGAAACT GTATTGTGAATGTTTTGCATCTGGAGTTTATTGTGATGGCTGCAACTGTACAAACTGCTGTAATAATGTTGAGAATGAAACTGTTAGGCATGAGGCTGTTGAAGCTATTCTAGAGCGCAATCCTAATGCCTTTAGGCCTAAGATTGGTAGTAGCCCATATGCACTTCGAGATAATAGG GATGAATCAGTAGAACCTCCTTTGGTAGGACGGCACAATAAAGGATGTCACTGTAAGAAATCTGGGTGCCTCAAGAGATATTGTGAGTGTTTTCAAGCCAATATTCTCTGCTCTGATAATTGCAAATGTATGGATTGTAAGAACTTTGAGGGAAGTGGAGAGAGGAAAGCTCTATTTCGTGGTGATCATGGAAGTGCACTTTACATGCAACAGACGACCAATGATAGACAAAATGAGGATATTGGTGCTCCCTTATTACTTTCTCCTTCAGCatctaagaaaaggaaaaatcagGACCGATTATTTTCTACATCATCAAAGGATCAGCCCGCTAAAAGTCTTGCACCCTTGGTACAG GCTAAGAGGTCTGCACAGCTTCATTCTTCTACTTCCATTCCTGTAGCTAGTTCTGTTGCTGCTCCAGTGGCATCTAATAAGGTTACATATAG GTCTCTTCTGGCAGATGTAATCCAACCAGAGCATGCTAGGGATCTGTGTAAGGTTTTGGTGGTGATGTCTGAAGAGGTTGCCAAAAAGATTGCTG AGAGGCGAGTTCAAGAGTCGGCCGAGCAGGAAGGTCATGTTGAAAGTTTCCAGCACTCAGATAATGACAGCGATACAAGACAGAAAGATTCAGCTACGCAGAGCACTTTGGCAGACGAGTGTTCAAATGGAATTCCTATTAACCAACCTATCACCGAAGAAACTGGGTCTGAATGTGGGGAAGCAGAAAAGGGAGGAAGGGTTATGTCTCCTGGAACATTAGCGCTATTGTGTGATGAGCAAGACATGATTTTTGCAACGTCTCAAGCTATTGCCAAAGATCCAAGATCCTCCAGCAACCAGAGTACATCAGAGGTTTATGCTGAGCAAGAGCGGGCTGTACTGATTGAGTTCAGAGAATATCTCCTTAAGTTAGTCACCTATGGACGAAGGAAAG AAGAGAAATACACATCTTTGTCTTCTCAGTATGAAAAGCCTTGCCATATGGAATCGGCTCTCAATGGCATTGCTACAGCTTCAGTTCCACTAACTGTGGAGATAGCTCAGACAAGAAAAGTAGGTCTTCCTTATTCTAAATATCCACCACCAGTTGGATCTCAAATCATAGGAAATGGAGACATAAAAGCTGAGATGTAA
- the LOC122016657 gene encoding protein CURVATURE THYLAKOID 1C, chloroplastic-like isoform X2 → MAFATAVTPPSLFPVPTRPLSAITRRFPSPTFTGGGRCTSIVAKAVGDNSDTSDGSIVKSVQDAWSSSENLIGVAGLGFAAIVAVWASSNLIGAIDKLPVVPIVFEVIGLLFTWWFIYRYLLFRPDREEFSKIVKDAISSVLGK, encoded by the exons ATGGCTTTTGCTACTGCCGTGACGCCGCCATCTCTATTTCCGGTTCCAACTCGTCCCCTTTCCGCAATTACTCGAAGGTTTCCATCCCCTACGTTCACAG GTGGAGGGAGGTGCACGTCTATTGTTGCCAAGGCTGTGGGAGATAACTCTGACACTTCTGATGGCAGCATTGTGAAATCTGTCCAAGATGCT TGGAGCAGCTCGGAAAATCTAATTGGCGTTGCTGGTCTTGGATTTGCAGCAATTGTTGCAGTTTGGGCCTCTAGTAATCTTATTGGG GCTATCGACAAGCTTCCTGTGGTACCAATCGTCTTCGAAGTCATAGGCCTACTATTCACCTGG TGGTTCATCTATCGCTACCTTTTGTTTAGACCGGACAG ggaagaattttcaaaaattgttaAGGATGCAATTTCAAGTGTTCTTGGCAAGTGA
- the LOC122016657 gene encoding protein CURVATURE THYLAKOID 1C, chloroplastic-like isoform X1 — translation MAFATAVTPPSLFPVPTRPLSAITRRFPSPTFTGGGRCTSIVAKAVGDNSDTSDGSIVKSVQDAWSSSENLIGVAGLGFAAIVAVWASSNLIGAIDKLPVVPIVFEVIGLLFTWVSLQSLGLKLWLLETCLTISILPMFTVVHLSLPFV, via the exons ATGGCTTTTGCTACTGCCGTGACGCCGCCATCTCTATTTCCGGTTCCAACTCGTCCCCTTTCCGCAATTACTCGAAGGTTTCCATCCCCTACGTTCACAG GTGGAGGGAGGTGCACGTCTATTGTTGCCAAGGCTGTGGGAGATAACTCTGACACTTCTGATGGCAGCATTGTGAAATCTGTCCAAGATGCT TGGAGCAGCTCGGAAAATCTAATTGGCGTTGCTGGTCTTGGATTTGCAGCAATTGTTGCAGTTTGGGCCTCTAGTAATCTTATTGGG GCTATCGACAAGCTTCCTGTGGTACCAATCGTCTTCGAAGTCATAGGCCTACTATTCACCTGGGTAAGTCTGCAAAGTCTGGGGCTAAAACTTTGGCTTCTAGAAACTTGTCTAACCATTTCGATTCTTCCAATGTTTACAGTGGTTCATCTATCGCTACCTTTTGTTTAG
- the LOC122016641 gene encoding probable protein ABIL5 isoform X1, whose protein sequence is MEEGKDVEHSRATASSVMPLPKSPSTQYEENGREEEGFHNALLELKDLRSQLHHAAEHCERAFSSAQQKKMILEGTKSYICEAVVAIVDHLGTVSSKLEQSLLANAVVKQTEQRIGCLKQRILACQQYAMCLELCNMQLDIKFPQHHQHYVSPGADFAKAIPVLAKPSKPACRCKTEDLHVLAGAYQKKKPKQVNNFLSFMGVSKRKI, encoded by the exons ATGGAGGAAGGCAAAGACGTGGAGCACTCCAGAGCAACAGCCAGCTCCGTAATGCCATTGCCTAAATCTCCATCCACACAGTATGAAGAGAATGGGAGAGAGGAGGAGGGCTTCCACAACGCTTTGCTG GAGCTGAAAGACCTGCGGTCTCAGCTTCACCATGCGGCAGAACATTGTGAGCGTGCATTTTCCTCAGCCCAGCAGAAGAAGAT gattttggaggGGACAAAGAGCTACATATGTGAAGCAGTTGTGGCAATAGTCGACCATTTAGGAACTGTCTCATCCAAACTCGAGCAGAGTCTCCTTGCAAATGCTGTGGTTAAGCAGACTGAACAAAGAATTGGTTGCTTGAAGCAG AGAATCCTTGCTTGCCAACAATATGCCATGTGTCTTGAGCTGTGTAACATGCAACTGGACATCAAATTCCCTCAACACCATCAGCATTATGTCTCACCAG GAGCAGATTTTGCTAAGGCAATTCCAGTTCTTGCAAAACCTAGCAAACCTGCATGCAGATGCAAGACTGAG GATCTGCATGTGCTGGCCGgtgcctatcaaaagaagaagccAAAGCAAGTGAACAACTTCTTGTCATTTATGGGAGTGAGTAAAAGAAAGATATAG
- the LOC122016641 gene encoding probable protein ABIL5 isoform X2, whose translation MEEGKDVEHSRATASSVMPLPKSPSTQYEENGREEEGFHNALLELKDLRSQLHHAAEHCERAFSSAQQKKMILEGTKSYICEAVVAIVDHLGTVSSKLEQSLLANAVVKQTEQRIGCLKQRILACQQYAMCLELCNMQLDIKFPQHHQHYVSPDFAKAIPVLAKPSKPACRCKTEDLHVLAGAYQKKKPKQVNNFLSFMGVSKRKI comes from the exons ATGGAGGAAGGCAAAGACGTGGAGCACTCCAGAGCAACAGCCAGCTCCGTAATGCCATTGCCTAAATCTCCATCCACACAGTATGAAGAGAATGGGAGAGAGGAGGAGGGCTTCCACAACGCTTTGCTG GAGCTGAAAGACCTGCGGTCTCAGCTTCACCATGCGGCAGAACATTGTGAGCGTGCATTTTCCTCAGCCCAGCAGAAGAAGAT gattttggaggGGACAAAGAGCTACATATGTGAAGCAGTTGTGGCAATAGTCGACCATTTAGGAACTGTCTCATCCAAACTCGAGCAGAGTCTCCTTGCAAATGCTGTGGTTAAGCAGACTGAACAAAGAATTGGTTGCTTGAAGCAG AGAATCCTTGCTTGCCAACAATATGCCATGTGTCTTGAGCTGTGTAACATGCAACTGGACATCAAATTCCCTCAACACCATCAGCATTATGTCTCACCAG ATTTTGCTAAGGCAATTCCAGTTCTTGCAAAACCTAGCAAACCTGCATGCAGATGCAAGACTGAG GATCTGCATGTGCTGGCCGgtgcctatcaaaagaagaagccAAAGCAAGTGAACAACTTCTTGTCATTTATGGGAGTGAGTAAAAGAAAGATATAG